A genome region from Microbacterium sp. CGR2 includes the following:
- a CDS encoding formylglycine-generating enzyme family protein: MVRIPGGTFLMGSEDFYPDERPVHEREVAEFFIDRHPVTNAQYAEFVDVTGYVTVAERPLDVSAYPGADPADLVPGSMVFTPTAGPTDLRNWRNWWRWQPGASWRRPFGPESSIDDRLQHPVVHIAFEDAVAYADWAGMRLPTEAEFEYAARGGRESAAFAWGDEAYPEGVAQANSWLGRFPYDNQGVGGTAAVGSYPPNGYGLHDMIANVWEWTTDFYTPRHIRLSDKPVDAGKRANLLAAASAQEGFPDIPRRVLKGGSHLCSPDYCLRFRPAARSPQAEDTGMSHIGFRLTRSE; encoded by the coding sequence ATGGTCCGGATCCCCGGCGGTACGTTCCTGATGGGTTCCGAGGACTTCTATCCGGATGAACGGCCGGTCCATGAGCGGGAGGTCGCGGAGTTCTTCATCGACCGTCATCCGGTGACGAACGCGCAGTACGCCGAGTTCGTCGACGTGACCGGGTACGTGACGGTCGCCGAACGCCCTCTCGACGTCTCCGCGTATCCCGGGGCCGACCCCGCCGACCTCGTCCCCGGGTCGATGGTGTTCACCCCGACGGCAGGACCCACGGATCTGCGCAACTGGCGCAACTGGTGGCGCTGGCAGCCGGGGGCGTCCTGGCGCCGCCCGTTCGGCCCGGAATCGTCGATCGACGACCGGTTGCAGCATCCGGTCGTGCACATCGCCTTCGAGGATGCCGTGGCCTACGCCGACTGGGCGGGCATGCGGCTTCCGACCGAAGCCGAATTCGAGTACGCCGCACGCGGAGGACGGGAGAGCGCCGCTTTCGCCTGGGGTGATGAGGCGTATCCGGAGGGCGTGGCTCAGGCCAACTCATGGCTGGGGCGCTTCCCGTACGACAATCAGGGCGTGGGCGGCACGGCCGCCGTCGGTTCGTACCCGCCGAACGGCTACGGACTCCACGACATGATCGCCAACGTGTGGGAGTGGACGACCGACTTCTACACACCGCGGCACATCCGTTTGTCGGACAAGCCCGTGGATGCCGGGAAGCGGGCGAATCTCCTCGCGGCGGCCAGTGCCCAGGAGGGATTCCCCGACATCCCGAGGCGCGTCCTCAAAGGCGGGTCGCACCTCTGCTCGCCGGACTACTGCCTGCGTTTCCGTCCGGCCGCGCGCTCGCCGCAGGCTGAGGACACCGGTATGTCGCACATCGGGTTCCGCCTCACCCGTTCCGAGTGA
- a CDS encoding sodium:proton antiporter yields the protein MTLDPVGLLYLAASIATLVAALLPRLLRRAPISMPIVFVAAGVGAFALFPDLPDPDPLEHPEFALHLTELCVIVSLMGAGLAINRRFQWRTWSTTWRLLAITMPLSIVAVAFLGWWGLGLGVAGSVLLAAALAPTDPVLASEVQVSEPLTGDDDNDDDEARFAITSEAGLNDGLAFPFTYAAIAISLVGFAPGGWLGEWILVDVLWRLAVGTAVGFGAGWLLRRLFFSELSQRAGFADRADGFIALGATFLAYGAAEVVEGYGFIAVFVCACTIRAGEQSHGLHSVLHTFVEQVERLLTVVVLVLLGGAVARGLLDSLTLADYLFAAVVLLVIRPLAGWIGLTPGKTGPRERAVISFFGVRGVGSLFYIAYALQNGDFAGGDRLWAVVSLVILGSVLIHGVAATPTMAALDRARHRRAARRGHPDEEIDTPV from the coding sequence ATGACCCTCGACCCGGTAGGGCTGCTGTATCTCGCCGCCAGCATCGCCACGCTGGTCGCGGCACTTCTTCCGCGCCTGCTGCGGCGGGCGCCGATCTCCATGCCCATCGTCTTCGTGGCCGCCGGCGTCGGTGCCTTCGCGCTGTTCCCGGACCTGCCGGATCCGGACCCGCTCGAGCATCCGGAGTTCGCACTGCATCTCACCGAGCTGTGCGTCATCGTGTCGTTGATGGGCGCGGGGCTGGCGATCAATCGCCGGTTCCAGTGGCGCACCTGGTCGACCACGTGGAGGCTCCTGGCGATAACCATGCCCCTGTCGATCGTGGCCGTCGCCTTCCTCGGATGGTGGGGCCTGGGGCTCGGGGTCGCCGGGTCGGTCCTTCTCGCGGCGGCCCTCGCCCCCACCGACCCGGTACTCGCGAGCGAAGTGCAGGTCAGCGAACCTCTCACCGGGGATGACGACAACGACGACGACGAGGCCCGCTTCGCCATCACCTCCGAGGCCGGCCTCAACGACGGCCTCGCGTTCCCCTTCACCTACGCGGCGATCGCCATCAGCCTCGTCGGCTTCGCACCCGGCGGGTGGCTCGGCGAATGGATCCTGGTCGACGTGCTCTGGCGGCTCGCGGTCGGCACGGCCGTCGGATTCGGCGCCGGATGGCTGCTCCGACGCCTGTTCTTCTCGGAGTTGTCGCAGCGGGCCGGCTTCGCCGATCGCGCCGACGGCTTCATCGCGCTCGGTGCCACGTTCCTCGCCTACGGGGCCGCCGAGGTCGTGGAAGGGTACGGCTTCATCGCCGTCTTCGTCTGCGCCTGCACGATCCGGGCCGGCGAGCAATCGCACGGCCTTCATTCGGTGCTGCACACCTTCGTCGAACAGGTCGAACGGCTGCTGACCGTTGTCGTGCTCGTCCTCCTGGGCGGGGCAGTCGCCCGCGGGCTGCTCGACTCACTCACGCTCGCCGACTATCTCTTCGCCGCCGTCGTGCTCCTCGTCATCCGCCCGTTGGCGGGATGGATCGGTCTGACCCCGGGCAAGACCGGCCCCCGAGAGCGCGCCGTGATCTCGTTCTTCGGAGTACGCGGGGTGGGCTCGCTCTTCTACATCGCCTACGCGCTGCAGAACGGCGACTTCGCCGGAGGGGATCGCCTGTGGGCCGTCGTATCCCTCGTGATCCTCGGATCCGTCCTCATCCACGGAGTCGCGGCGACCCCGACGATGGCCGCGCTCGACCGCGCACGGCACCGACGCGCGGCTCGCCGCGGCCATCCGGACGAAGAGATCGACACCCCGGTGTGA
- a CDS encoding MalY/PatB family protein has protein sequence MTLASPFDSIEVDHLRRIGGLKWSMFPDTVGAFVAEMDFGVAPGISRALHSAVDQGLFGYLPTAVSDEMSQATADWLRDVYGWTVPASDVHPIADVIHALELAMAHFSTPGAPVIVPTPAYMPFLSVPPAAGREVIQVPMTVTDGRYTLDLEGIDAAFRAGATLLILCNPFNPVGRVFDRAELLAVSEVVARHGGRVFSDEIHAPLVYAPGAHIPYASISDAAAAHTVTATSASKAWNLPGLKTAQIIITNDGDREIWERIGMMASHGASNLGVIANTAAYRDDRTWLADVVEYLDGNRRFLGEALAARIPEIAYRAPEGTYIGWLDARALDLSTQPADFFRENAGVALTDGSATGVAGVGFMRFVFATPRPIIEQAVDRMAEALARR, from the coding sequence ATGACACTCGCCTCACCGTTCGACTCCATCGAGGTCGACCATCTTCGCCGGATCGGCGGACTCAAATGGTCGATGTTCCCCGACACCGTGGGGGCGTTCGTGGCCGAGATGGACTTCGGTGTCGCCCCGGGCATCTCCCGCGCGCTGCACTCCGCCGTCGACCAGGGACTGTTCGGCTACCTGCCCACGGCGGTCTCTGACGAGATGTCGCAGGCCACGGCCGACTGGCTCCGCGACGTGTACGGCTGGACCGTTCCGGCATCCGACGTCCATCCGATCGCCGACGTCATCCACGCCCTCGAGCTCGCGATGGCGCACTTCTCGACGCCGGGCGCTCCGGTCATCGTTCCCACGCCGGCCTACATGCCGTTCCTGTCGGTGCCGCCGGCGGCCGGGCGCGAAGTCATCCAGGTGCCCATGACCGTGACGGACGGCCGCTACACGCTCGACCTGGAGGGCATCGACGCCGCGTTCCGTGCGGGCGCGACCCTGCTGATCCTCTGCAACCCGTTCAATCCGGTCGGGCGAGTGTTCGATCGTGCAGAGCTGCTCGCCGTCAGCGAAGTGGTCGCGCGTCACGGTGGCCGGGTCTTCTCCGACGAGATCCACGCGCCGCTCGTCTACGCCCCCGGTGCACACATCCCGTACGCGTCGATCTCGGATGCCGCGGCCGCCCACACCGTCACCGCGACCTCCGCGTCGAAGGCCTGGAATCTGCCCGGGTTGAAGACGGCGCAGATCATCATCACCAATGACGGGGACCGCGAGATCTGGGAGCGCATCGGGATGATGGCGTCGCACGGCGCCAGCAACCTCGGCGTCATCGCGAACACTGCCGCCTATCGCGACGACCGCACCTGGCTCGCCGATGTCGTGGAGTACCTCGACGGCAACCGCCGCTTCCTCGGCGAGGCCCTCGCTGCACGCATCCCCGAGATCGCCTACCGGGCGCCTGAGGGCACCTATATCGGGTGGTTGGATGCCCGTGCCCTCGATCTCAGCACGCAGCCCGCGGACTTCTTCCGCGAGAATGCCGGCGTCGCTCTGACCGACGGCTCGGCCACGGGGGTGGCGGGCGTGGGCTTCATGCGGTTCGTCTTCGCCACCCCGCGACCCATCATCGAGCAGGCCGTGGACCGGATGGCGGAGGCCCTGGCACGGCGCTGA
- a CDS encoding sugar nucleotide-binding protein, translating into MNTTASVGDAAPPARTLLVGFGKLGARLARRLRADGGEVFALRRSDGVLPDGVVGIRADLAAPLPEALPAVDAMVVTLPPGGGVDSYRIALTHLAEALPAVPARTVFVSSTGVFEGSASEHPVTEQNEPVPASDRSRGLRDGEQAAIELFSAIIVRPAGIYGPGRGFLLRQVREHATVNHRRRTNRIHEVDLVRALDLLLRMPEPPALVHAVDQVPVPLGEVVDHIARELGVDAPPDDPSAQARGLVHDGSLLVALLGTLRYPTYVEGYAEMISGEPRG; encoded by the coding sequence ATGAACACCACAGCTTCCGTGGGCGACGCCGCTCCGCCCGCGCGCACCCTGCTCGTCGGGTTCGGCAAACTCGGTGCGCGCCTCGCTCGCCGCCTCCGCGCGGACGGCGGCGAGGTCTTCGCGCTCCGCCGCAGCGACGGTGTGCTGCCGGACGGCGTGGTCGGCATCCGGGCGGATCTGGCGGCGCCGCTGCCCGAGGCGCTGCCCGCGGTCGACGCCATGGTCGTGACCCTCCCGCCGGGCGGCGGTGTCGACAGCTACCGCATCGCGCTGACTCATCTGGCCGAGGCGCTGCCGGCCGTTCCCGCGCGCACCGTGTTCGTCTCTTCGACGGGGGTGTTCGAGGGATCGGCGTCGGAGCATCCGGTCACCGAGCAGAACGAACCCGTGCCGGCGTCAGACCGGTCACGAGGGCTCCGCGACGGGGAGCAGGCCGCCATCGAGCTGTTCTCAGCGATCATCGTGCGGCCGGCCGGCATCTACGGACCCGGCCGAGGATTCCTGCTGCGCCAGGTGCGGGAGCACGCGACGGTCAACCACCGTCGGCGCACGAACCGCATCCACGAAGTCGATCTCGTGCGCGCTCTGGATCTGCTTCTTCGGATGCCGGAGCCACCCGCGCTCGTGCACGCCGTCGATCAGGTCCCCGTTCCCCTCGGCGAAGTGGTCGACCACATCGCGCGGGAACTCGGCGTGGACGCGCCGCCCGACGACCCGTCCGCCCAGGCGAGAGGCCTGGTGCACGATGGATCGCTGCTGGTCGCTCTGCTGGGGACCCTCCGGTACCCGACCTATGTCGAGGGCTATGCGGAGATGATCTCGGGAGAGCCGCGGGGCTGA
- a CDS encoding APC family permease gives MTTETAPDGQAPTRLRRAITGPLLFAFILGDVLGAGIYALMGVLSGKVGGMLWAPMLLALLLALLTAGSYAELVTKYPRAGGSAVFAERAFRNPLVSFLVGFSMLAAGVTSAAGLAIAFAGDYFSTFIDLPTIPVAIAFLAVVGLLNARGIRESMGANLVMTAIELSGLVIVIAVVAIFVGGGGGDVSRVTQTPEGTSVGIAVLSGAVIAYYSFVGFETSANMIEEVKNPRRTYPRALFAALFTAGAVYVLVGLASSVALPASELQESSGPLLAVVEATGVSVPSWLFSLIALIAVANGALLTMIMVSRLTYGMAEQNLLPPVLGRVLPNRKTPWVAILTTTLVAMGLTLVGDLATLAETVVLLLLFVFLSVNISVLVLRRDKVEQDHFRVWTFVPVLGVASCILLLTQQRPVVWLFGAILLAVGVALYFLARWGRTRAENRTPHTDGTKENHEHA, from the coding sequence ATGACCACCGAGACCGCGCCCGACGGGCAGGCCCCCACACGCTTGCGACGGGCCATCACCGGCCCCCTCCTGTTCGCCTTCATCCTGGGAGACGTCCTGGGCGCCGGCATCTACGCGCTCATGGGCGTCCTCTCCGGAAAAGTCGGCGGGATGCTGTGGGCGCCGATGCTGCTCGCCCTCTTGCTCGCGCTCCTCACCGCCGGCTCCTACGCCGAGTTGGTGACCAAGTATCCGCGGGCGGGTGGATCGGCGGTCTTCGCCGAGCGGGCTTTCCGCAATCCACTGGTGTCGTTCCTCGTGGGCTTCAGCATGCTGGCGGCGGGCGTCACCAGCGCGGCGGGTCTGGCCATCGCCTTCGCGGGCGACTACTTCAGCACCTTCATCGACCTCCCGACCATCCCGGTCGCCATCGCCTTCCTCGCCGTGGTCGGGCTCCTCAATGCCCGCGGCATCCGCGAATCCATGGGCGCGAACCTCGTGATGACCGCGATCGAGTTGAGCGGTCTGGTGATCGTGATCGCGGTCGTGGCGATCTTCGTCGGCGGTGGTGGCGGTGACGTGTCACGCGTCACGCAGACACCTGAGGGCACCAGCGTCGGAATCGCCGTGCTCTCCGGCGCGGTGATCGCGTACTACTCCTTCGTCGGTTTCGAGACCTCGGCGAACATGATCGAAGAGGTGAAGAACCCGCGTCGCACGTACCCCCGCGCCCTCTTCGCGGCCCTGTTCACGGCGGGCGCCGTCTACGTGCTCGTGGGCCTGGCGAGCTCCGTCGCCCTCCCGGCATCCGAACTGCAGGAGTCCAGCGGCCCCCTGCTCGCCGTGGTGGAGGCGACCGGTGTGAGCGTGCCTTCCTGGCTGTTCAGCCTGATCGCTCTGATCGCGGTGGCGAACGGCGCGCTGCTGACGATGATCATGGTCAGCCGCCTGACCTACGGGATGGCCGAGCAGAACCTGCTGCCGCCGGTGCTGGGCCGCGTGCTCCCCAACCGCAAGACGCCGTGGGTCGCCATCCTCACCACGACCCTGGTGGCCATGGGCCTCACCCTCGTCGGCGACCTGGCGACACTCGCCGAGACGGTCGTGCTGCTGCTGCTGTTCGTGTTCCTGAGCGTGAACATCTCGGTGCTGGTGCTCCGTCGCGACAAGGTCGAACAGGATCACTTCCGGGTCTGGACGTTCGTACCGGTCCTCGGCGTGGCATCCTGCATCCTGCTGCTCACCCAGCAGCGCCCCGTCGTCTGGCTGTTCGGCGCGATCCTCCTCGCTGTGGGAGTCGCGCTGTACTTCCTGGCACGCTGGGGACGCACCCGCGCGGAGAACCGCACCCCGCACACCGACGGCACGAAGGAGAACCATGAGCACGCCTGA
- a CDS encoding multidrug transporter, translated as MSTPDHTPDDEMTSEEKRHDQLTSAPDATEADAAPRIEVSEHDGNTRIDIAPDAPVRPGPGPGVEIDEDESR; from the coding sequence ATGAGCACGCCTGATCACACCCCCGACGACGAGATGACGAGCGAAGAGAAGCGTCACGACCAGCTGACGTCCGCCCCGGATGCCACCGAAGCAGATGCTGCCCCGCGCATCGAGGTCAGTGAGCACGACGGCAACACGCGCATCGACATCGCGCCGGATGCTCCGGTGCGCCCCGGGCCCGGACCGGGTGTGGAGATCGACGAGGACGAGTCGCGCTGA
- a CDS encoding cysteine hydrolase family protein yields MNRSTDTALLVIDAQESFRQRPEEWAATANPSVLDSIALLVEHARTRGDRVIWITHSEPGSGGVFDPDRGFVRVIAELGPLDSELAVTKTSINAFTSTDLEERLRAAGIRRLVVCGIRTEQCCETTARVANDLGFDVEFVTDATTTSSIAESGSLVAVSGQDIMRRTESILSARGFAAITTAQRFTSSSS; encoded by the coding sequence ATGAACCGCTCCACCGACACCGCCCTGCTCGTCATCGATGCGCAGGAGTCCTTCCGTCAGCGTCCCGAGGAGTGGGCGGCCACCGCCAATCCGTCAGTACTGGACAGCATCGCGCTGCTGGTCGAGCATGCGCGAACCCGCGGGGACCGAGTCATCTGGATCACTCACTCCGAGCCCGGCAGCGGAGGCGTCTTCGATCCTGACCGAGGGTTCGTCCGCGTGATCGCCGAACTCGGCCCTCTGGACTCCGAACTCGCCGTGACGAAGACGTCCATCAACGCGTTCACCTCCACCGACCTGGAGGAGCGACTGCGCGCAGCCGGCATCCGGCGCCTGGTCGTCTGCGGCATCCGCACCGAACAGTGCTGCGAGACGACCGCCCGCGTCGCCAATGACCTCGGCTTCGACGTGGAGTTCGTGACGGATGCCACGACAACCTCGTCCATTGCGGAAAGCGGCTCGCTCGTGGCCGTGTCCGGTCAGGACATCATGCGCCGCACCGAGAGCATCCTCTCCGCCCGTGGGTTCGCCGCGATCACGACGGCGCAGCGCTTTACGTCGTCCTCGTCGTAG
- the corA gene encoding magnesium/cobalt transporter CorA yields MAIIDNAIYVNGSRTENPQSLSETFERMRERGGMSWIGLYRPSEEEIREVADEFGIHALVVEDALSGHQRAKLERYGDVLFMVLRPARYLDDIEEVEFGEVHILVGPDFVVTIRHAESPDLGRVRRRLEGDPALLGHGPQAVLYAILDEVVDEYAPVLVGLENDIDEIESELFEEDVDATQRIYDLGREVIDFQRATQPLSGMLDALLRGADKYGVSEELQRYLRDVLDHTLRVTDRATTFRTVLDNALTVESTIVARRQNEEMRRMTELSIRQNDEVKKISGWAAILFAPTLVGTVYGMNFDHMPELHWALGYPMAVALMVGMGVGLYAVFKRKGWL; encoded by the coding sequence ATGGCGATCATCGACAACGCGATCTATGTGAACGGTTCTCGGACCGAGAACCCGCAGAGCCTCAGTGAGACGTTCGAGCGTATGCGCGAGCGCGGAGGCATGAGCTGGATCGGGCTCTACCGACCGAGCGAAGAGGAGATCCGCGAGGTCGCCGACGAGTTCGGCATCCACGCTCTCGTCGTCGAAGACGCGCTCTCCGGACATCAGCGCGCCAAGCTCGAGCGCTATGGGGACGTGCTGTTCATGGTGCTGCGTCCGGCACGCTATCTCGATGACATCGAGGAGGTCGAGTTCGGCGAGGTGCACATCCTGGTCGGACCCGACTTCGTCGTGACGATCCGGCATGCGGAGTCGCCCGACCTCGGCCGCGTGCGCCGCCGGCTGGAGGGCGATCCTGCTCTGCTCGGTCACGGGCCCCAGGCGGTGCTCTACGCCATCCTCGATGAGGTCGTGGACGAGTACGCCCCGGTGCTCGTCGGCCTCGAGAACGACATCGACGAGATCGAGAGCGAGCTGTTCGAGGAAGACGTCGATGCGACGCAGCGCATCTACGACCTGGGGCGGGAGGTCATCGACTTCCAGCGCGCGACGCAGCCGCTTTCCGGGATGCTGGACGCCCTGCTCCGCGGTGCCGACAAGTACGGCGTGAGCGAGGAACTGCAGCGATACCTGCGAGACGTCCTCGACCACACGCTGCGCGTCACGGATCGCGCCACGACGTTCCGAACGGTGCTCGACAACGCGCTCACGGTGGAGTCGACGATCGTGGCCAGGCGTCAGAACGAGGAGATGCGGCGGATGACGGAACTGAGCATCCGTCAGAACGACGAGGTCAAGAAGATCTCCGGGTGGGCGGCGATCTTGTTCGCACCGACACTCGTCGGCACCGTGTACGGCATGAACTTCGACCACATGCCCGAACTGCACTGGGCTCTCGGGTACCCGATGGCCGTCGCCCTCATGGTCGGCATGGGGGTCGGCCTCTACGCCGTTTTCAAGCGCAAGGGTTGGCTGTGA
- a CDS encoding serine hydrolase, with amino-acid sequence MQLLSSRRWRAAAASAAMLGLVLTGCSADESFTYTPPAQVDAALPEATVTAMQGAVDNAIAASGASGAIVGVWVPWSGSWVAATGTQERDGGDELSTDMSFRIADVTRLMTCDVLYALADEGTVELDAKVPEYVSGVADMQEVTLLDLCNGTSGAASSETTAKSAWFNTPERVWAPLELASFGLGRDRVAPHTAFRDSDAGYLLLGLALERASGMSAAELIQEYVAEPLGLQDTSLPSPVAAPPSTGPVMKGHYLPTAEGGFNCAAPRDITTVSSSNGYTDSGVVSTITDLGRYAQAQAAQVLRTQDEPDRYGSPLPVSKKSASWFQATGGGYLVGSMVGQHGWTPGYITAAYADPATGFTVAVTLNDSTAGSNLARNLSWELAAIASKAPAASGQTAPEFGLPFTAEQYHQAITDSAITCVAPPAG; translated from the coding sequence ATGCAGCTTCTCTCGTCGCGCCGGTGGCGCGCCGCAGCCGCCAGTGCGGCCATGCTCGGCCTCGTCCTGACCGGATGCTCCGCTGACGAGTCGTTCACGTACACGCCGCCCGCCCAGGTCGATGCCGCGCTTCCGGAAGCCACCGTCACGGCGATGCAGGGGGCGGTCGACAACGCCATCGCGGCATCGGGCGCATCGGGCGCGATCGTGGGCGTGTGGGTGCCGTGGAGCGGAAGCTGGGTTGCCGCGACCGGCACGCAGGAGCGCGACGGCGGAGATGAGCTGAGCACCGACATGTCCTTCCGCATCGCGGATGTGACCCGGCTGATGACGTGCGACGTGCTCTACGCGCTCGCTGACGAAGGAACCGTCGAGTTGGACGCGAAGGTTCCCGAGTATGTGTCGGGCGTCGCCGACATGCAAGAGGTGACTCTGCTCGATCTCTGCAACGGAACGAGTGGTGCCGCGTCGTCGGAAACGACCGCCAAGAGCGCGTGGTTCAACACGCCGGAGCGGGTCTGGGCGCCGCTGGAGTTGGCGAGTTTCGGACTGGGCCGCGACCGGGTCGCCCCTCACACCGCCTTCCGTGATTCGGACGCCGGCTACCTTCTGCTCGGGCTCGCGCTGGAGCGCGCCAGCGGAATGTCGGCTGCCGAACTGATCCAGGAGTACGTCGCCGAGCCCCTCGGGTTGCAAGACACCTCGTTGCCGAGCCCCGTCGCTGCACCGCCCTCGACAGGTCCGGTGATGAAGGGGCATTACCTGCCGACCGCGGAAGGCGGCTTCAACTGCGCGGCACCCCGCGACATCACCACGGTGTCGTCGAGCAACGGCTACACCGACTCCGGAGTGGTCTCGACCATCACCGACCTCGGCCGCTATGCGCAGGCTCAGGCCGCGCAGGTGCTGCGCACACAGGACGAGCCGGACCGCTACGGTTCGCCGCTGCCGGTGAGCAAGAAGTCCGCATCGTGGTTCCAGGCCACGGGTGGCGGCTACCTCGTGGGATCGATGGTGGGTCAGCACGGCTGGACCCCCGGCTATATCACGGCCGCTTACGCGGATCCCGCGACCGGCTTCACCGTCGCGGTCACACTGAACGACTCGACGGCCGGCTCGAACCTCGCGAGGAACCTCTCCTGGGAGCTCGCGGCGATCGCGTCGAAAGCCCCGGCGGCATCGGGGCAGACCGCACCCGAGTTCGGCCTGCCGTTCACGGCCGAGCAGTACCACCAGGCGATCACCGACTCCGCGATCACCTGCGTCGCCCCGCCCGCGGGGTGA
- a CDS encoding DUF2470 domain-containing protein, with amino-acid sequence MPHIFEAPVVAAVLRHMNGDHADDNVLIARAFAAPDDEEATSARMIGFDGDGGVWEVSRAAEVFELRVPWPGGPIDDRPAVRREVVAIYDAACARLGVDARPQD; translated from the coding sequence GTGCCGCATATCTTCGAAGCTCCCGTGGTCGCGGCGGTCCTGCGCCATATGAACGGGGACCACGCCGACGACAACGTCCTGATCGCCCGTGCCTTCGCGGCTCCCGACGACGAAGAGGCGACGTCCGCGAGGATGATCGGCTTCGACGGCGATGGCGGGGTGTGGGAGGTCTCTCGGGCCGCTGAGGTCTTCGAGCTGCGCGTGCCGTGGCCGGGCGGCCCGATCGACGATCGCCCCGCTGTGAGACGCGAGGTCGTCGCGATCTACGACGCCGCTTGTGCGCGCCTGGGCGTCGACGCGCGACCCCAGGACTGA
- a CDS encoding heme oxygenase (biliverdin-producing), which translates to MPAILSFSSALRERSSGSHSRSEGAGFMSDLMKGDGSRDDYISLVAQHYFIYEALEGAGERMRQDPVASVFLSDKLTRLPALEADLEFLLGPDWRQRIAPLPTTQRYVERIRQVGATWPGGFVAHHYTRYLGDLSGGIFIGRVMSRRFGFETNGIGFYLFDDIADPAAFKDVYREQLDHAPWDDDERERVIDEVLLAYRFNTELFEDLDRARAAA; encoded by the coding sequence ATGCCCGCGATCCTCTCCTTCTCCTCGGCCCTGCGCGAGCGTTCCTCCGGATCGCACTCCCGCAGCGAGGGCGCCGGCTTCATGTCCGACCTCATGAAGGGCGACGGGTCTCGCGACGACTACATCTCTCTCGTCGCGCAGCACTACTTCATCTACGAGGCCTTGGAGGGCGCCGGAGAGCGCATGCGGCAGGATCCCGTGGCATCCGTCTTCCTCAGCGACAAGCTCACGCGTCTCCCGGCGCTCGAAGCCGATCTCGAATTCCTCCTCGGGCCGGACTGGCGGCAGCGGATCGCACCGTTGCCCACGACGCAGCGCTACGTCGAGCGCATCCGTCAGGTCGGGGCGACGTGGCCTGGCGGCTTCGTCGCGCACCATTACACCCGGTACCTCGGCGATCTCTCCGGCGGCATCTTCATCGGGCGCGTGATGTCGCGGCGCTTCGGCTTCGAGACCAACGGCATCGGCTTCTACCTGTTCGACGACATCGCCGACCCGGCCGCGTTCAAAGACGTCTACCGGGAACAGCTCGATCACGCCCCGTGGGACGACGACGAGCGCGAGCGCGTCATCGACGAGGTGCTTCTCGCCTACCGCTTCAACACCGAGCTCTTCGAAGACCTCGACCGTGCCCGCGCTGCGGCCTGA